Proteins found in one Salvelinus alpinus chromosome 11, SLU_Salpinus.1, whole genome shotgun sequence genomic segment:
- the glipr1a gene encoding GLIPR1-like protein 1 isoform X1, whose product MGQLLLQGLLWVVIFLGSSVPNIESSEYNPFPGITDKKFIDDCVRIHNDNRSSVNPPARNMLYMTWDEGLAITARAWARHCDFQHNIYLKEVRRVHPVFSSVGENIWAGYPPSTFSVMGAMDLWVKEVSDYSYQSNACRPGKMCGHYTQVVWATSYKVGCAVQICPNGVDRTSFSDKEGAVFVCNYAEAGNVVEMLPYQNGLEECSSCEGANNQCQAKLCHNPKRDEQKSYRWTPDWDPALATCGPCCMALLAIRPLALLLTFVAAFGVHRLYPSIFFYE is encoded by the exons ATGGGGCAGCTACTGCTGCAGGGATTGCTGTGGGTTGTGATTTTCCTGGGCTCATCTGTCCCTAATATCGAGTCCTCAGAGTACAACCCATTTCCTGGCATCACCGACAAGAAGTTCATCGACGACTGTGTGAGGATACACAACGACAACCGATCCTCTGTGAATCCACCAGCCAGAAATATGCTCTACATG ACGTGGGATGAGGGCTTGGCCATCACTGCAAGGGCCTGGGCAAGACACTGTGATTTCCAGCACAACATCTACCTGAAAGAGGTCAGACGGGTCCACCCTGTTTTCTCCTCCGTGGGAGAGAACATCTGGGCAGGATACCCGCCCTCCACGTTCTCTGTCATGGGCGCCATGGATTTATGGGTCAAAGAAGTGAGCGATTACTCATACCAAAGCAATGCGTGTAGACCAGGAAAAATGTGTGGCCACTACACACAG GTTGTATGGGCGACGAGCTACAAGGTTGGTTGCGCCGTCCAAATATGCCCAAATGGTGTCGACAGGACTTCGTTTTCTGATAAAGAGGGAGCCGTATTTGTTTGTAACTATGCCGAAGC GGGAAACGTGGTTGAGATGTTACCATACCAGAACGGGTTGGAAGAATGCAGCTCTTGTGAGGGTGCAAACAATCAATGCCAGGCCAAGCTCTGCC ACAATCCAAAACGAGACGAACAGAAAA GTTACAGATGGACCCCCGACTGGGACCCAGCCCTGGCCACCTGCGGCCCCTGCTGCATGGCCTTATTGGCCATCCGACCCCTGGCCCTTCTCCTCACCTTTGTCGCCGCATTTGGAGTACACAGATTGTACCCAAGCATATTTTTTTACGAATAG
- the glipr1a gene encoding GLIPR1-like protein 1 isoform X2 — protein sequence MGQLLLQGLLWVVIFLGSSVPNIESSEYNPFPGITDKKFIDDCVRIHNDNRSSVNPPARNMLYMTWDEGLAITARAWARHCDFQHNIYLKEVRRVHPVFSSVGENIWAGYPPSTFSVMGAMDLWVKEVSDYSYQSNACRPGKMCGHYTQVVWATSYKVGCAVQICPNGVDRTSFSDKEGAVFVCNYAEAGNVVEMLPYQNGLEECSSCEGANNQCQAKLCRYRWTPDWDPALATCGPCCMALLAIRPLALLLTFVAAFGVHRLYPSIFFYE from the exons ATGGGGCAGCTACTGCTGCAGGGATTGCTGTGGGTTGTGATTTTCCTGGGCTCATCTGTCCCTAATATCGAGTCCTCAGAGTACAACCCATTTCCTGGCATCACCGACAAGAAGTTCATCGACGACTGTGTGAGGATACACAACGACAACCGATCCTCTGTGAATCCACCAGCCAGAAATATGCTCTACATG ACGTGGGATGAGGGCTTGGCCATCACTGCAAGGGCCTGGGCAAGACACTGTGATTTCCAGCACAACATCTACCTGAAAGAGGTCAGACGGGTCCACCCTGTTTTCTCCTCCGTGGGAGAGAACATCTGGGCAGGATACCCGCCCTCCACGTTCTCTGTCATGGGCGCCATGGATTTATGGGTCAAAGAAGTGAGCGATTACTCATACCAAAGCAATGCGTGTAGACCAGGAAAAATGTGTGGCCACTACACACAG GTTGTATGGGCGACGAGCTACAAGGTTGGTTGCGCCGTCCAAATATGCCCAAATGGTGTCGACAGGACTTCGTTTTCTGATAAAGAGGGAGCCGTATTTGTTTGTAACTATGCCGAAGC GGGAAACGTGGTTGAGATGTTACCATACCAGAACGGGTTGGAAGAATGCAGCTCTTGTGAGGGTGCAAACAATCAATGCCAGGCCAAGCTCTGCC GTTACAGATGGACCCCCGACTGGGACCCAGCCCTGGCCACCTGCGGCCCCTGCTGCATGGCCTTATTGGCCATCCGACCCCTGGCCCTTCTCCTCACCTTTGTCGCCGCATTTGGAGTACACAGATTGTACCCAAGCATATTTTTTTACGAATAG